From the genome of Cryptococcus depauperatus CBS 7841 chromosome 1, complete sequence, one region includes:
- a CDS encoding oxoglutarate dehydrogenase (succinyl-transferring), E1 component yields the protein MLRSLPKHLHIHPRATPARRTILSFVVSSRQISQRRNYATEAVAPSKNDSFANGGNTYYTEEMYRLWKQDPKSVHVSWQTYFSGLDKGLPSSQAFTPPPGFMGDAVPTPAGGSPKLSVEGGGDVTDYLKVQLLVRAYQVRGHHIANLDPLHIANADLDSRVPPELRLDQYGWTEADLKKEFRLGDGVLPRFIGHVKNDTMTLGQIIEELKKMYCTHFGCQYVHIVDKGQCDWIRERVEVPSQWQYSTEEKRMILDRLMWSELFEKFIASKYPNEKRFGLEGCESLIPGMKALIDRSVDQGIKSIVIGMPHRGRLNVLGNVIRKPIEAILNEFKGNEDAGDTGGGDVKYHLGANYVRPTPSGKKVSLSLVANPSHLEAEDPVVLGKTRGIQHFEGDEGDGSSALGVLLHGDAAFAGQGVVYETMGMQNLPNYGTGGTVHLIVNNQVGFTTDPRFARSTPYPSDIAKAIDAPIFHVNGDDVEAVNYVCQLAADWRATFKKDVVIDIVCYRRYGHNETDQPSFTQPKMYKAIQKQPTVLSLYTDNLIKEGTFTEKEIDEHRQWVWGMLEKAYDGSKEYKPSTREWLSSSWEGFPSPKELAEEILPQKPTGVSEDTLKHIGQVISSYPEGFTPHRNLARIISNRGKSIDEGKNIDWSTAEALAFGSLCLDGTHVRISGQDVERGTFSQRHAVVHDQVNEETYVPLKHLSADQGSFTVTNSHLSEFGTLGFELGYSLVSPNSLTIWEAQFGDFANNAQCIIDQFIAAGERKWFQRTGLVLSLPHGYDGQGPEHSSGRIERFLQLCDDEPRVYPSPEKLERQHQDCNMQIVYPTTPANYFHVLRRQNMRDFRKPLIVFFSKNLLRHPLARSNLEEITEETVFQRYLPEPHPENLVEPEKIRRHILCTGQIYYQLLKEREDRGINDIAISRIEQLSPLPYDLLTPHLDKYPNADLMWAQEEPLNNGAWTYVQPRLITALQESEHHKQKVPVYAGRKPSSSVATGSKYAHKKEIEMINEMAFAPSEQ from the exons ATGCTGAGGTCGTTACCTAAACACTTGCACATACATCCACGGGCGACACCCGCCCGTCGTaccatcctctctttcGTAGTCTCCTCTCGACAAATCTCTCAAAGACGAAATTACGCCACCGAGGCAGTTGCCCCAAGTAAAAATGATTCGTTTGCCAACGGTGGCAACACCTACTATACGGAAGA GATGTATCGTCTTTGGAAGCAAGATCCAAAATCGGTCCATGTATCTTGGCAGACCTACTTTTCTGGTCTAGACAAGGGTCTCCCGTCTTCCCAAGCTTTTACACCTCCTCCTGGCTTTATGGGCGATGCTGTTCCTACTCCTGCCGGTGGAAGCCCCAAGCTCTCTGTTGAGGGTGGTGGTGATGTCACAGATTACTTGAAA GTCCAACTTCTTGTCCGCGCCTACCAAGTGCGAGGCCATCACATTGCCAATCTCGACCCACTCCACATTGCCAATGCCGACCTGGACTCTCGCGTGCCCCCAGAGCTCAGGCTTGACCAATATGGATGGACTGAGGCAGATTTAAAGAAAGAGTTTAGACTTGGCGATGGAGTCTTGCCTAGGTTTATCGGACACGTCAAGAATGACACCATGACTCTTGGCCAAATCATTGAGGAGCTCAAGAAGATGTATT GTACCCACTTTGGCTGTCAATACGTCCACATTGTCGACAAGGGACAATGTGATTGGATTCGAGAGCGAGTCGAAGTCCCATCGCAATGGCAATATTCTACCGAGGAGAAGCGAATGATTCTTGACCGTCTCATGTGGTCtgagctttttgaaaagtttaTTGCATCTAAATACCCCAACGAGAAGCGATTTGGCCTTGAAGGCTGCGAGTCTTTGATTCCTGGTATGAAAGCCCTGATTGATCGATCAGTCGACCAAGGGATCAAGTCTATTGTCATCGGTATGCCTCACCGAGGTCGTCTCAACGTTCTCGGTAACGTTATCCGAAAACCTATCGAGGCTATCCTGAATGAATTTAAAGGCAACGAAGATGCTGGCGACACTGGTGGTGGTGATGTCAAGTACCACCTTGGTGCCAACTATGTCCGCCCTACTCCATCCGGCAAAAAGgtctctctttctcttgttgctAATCCCTCCCATCTTGAGGCTGAGGATCCTGTTGTCCTTGGAAAGACTCGTGGCATCCAACACTTTGAGGGTGACGAAGGAGATGGATCTTCTGCTCTGGGTGTTTTGCTCCATGGTGACGCCGCCTTTGCCGGCCAAGGTGTTGTTTACGAGACAATGGGTATGCAGAACCTTCCCAATTATGGTACTGGAGGTACTGTTCATCTTATTGTCAACAACCAAGTTGGCTTCACCACCGATCCTCGATTTGCACGATCTACTCCCTACCCCTCTGATATCGCCAAAGCCATAGATGCTCCCATCTTCCATGTTAATGGTGATGACGTCGAAGCGGTCAATTATGTTTGTCAGCTCGCGGCTGACTGGCGAGCGACTTTTAAGAAGGACGTTGTGATTGACATTGTCTGCTACCGTCGATATGGCCACAACGAGACTGACCAGCCTTCATTCACTCAGCCCAAGATGTACAAAGCTATTCAGAAACAGCCCACTGTCCTGTCACTCTATACTGACAATTTGATCAAAGAAGGAACTTTCAccgagaaagagattgatgagCACAGACAGTGGGTTTGGGGCATGCTTGAAAAGGCGTATGATGGCTCTAAAGAGTACAAGCCTTCTACTCGAGAAtggctttcttcttcatggGAAGGCTTCCCCTCCCCTAAGGAGCTTGCTGAAGAAATTCTCCCGCAAAAACCTACTGGCGTTTCCGAGGACACTTTGAAACACATAGGCCAAGTCATTTCGTCATACCCCGAGGGGTTCACTCCCCACCGAAACCTTGCCCGTATCATTAGCAACCGTGGCAAATCTATTGACGAAGGCAAAAACATTGATTGGTCTACTGCCGAAGCCCTTGCGTTTGGCTCCCTTTGCCTTGATGGTACTCATGTTAGGATTTCTGGTCAAGATGTCGAGCGGGGTACATTTTCCCAGCGACATGCTGTCGTGCATGACCAAGTGAACGAAGAGACTTACGTGCCTTTGAAACACTTGAGTGCTGACCAGGGATCATTCACTGTGACCAACTCTCATCTTTCCGAATTTGGCACCCTTGGCTTTGAGCTCGGttattctcttgtttctccCAACTCCTTGACTATCTGGGAAGCTCAGTTTGGCGACTTTGCCAACAATGCCCAGTGTATCATTGACCAATTCATCGCTGCTGGTGAGCGAAAATGGTTCCAACGAACTGGTTTGGTTCTTTCCCTTCCTCATGGCTACGACGGTCAAGGTCCTGAACATTCCTCTGGTCGCATTGAGCGATTCCTTCAACTCTGTGACGATGAGCCTCGGGTATACCCGTCACctgaaaagttggaaagGCAACATCAAGATTGCAACATGCAAATTGTATACCCTACGACTCCAGCCAACTACTTTCATGTCCTAAGGCGACAAAACATGAGAGATTTTAGAAAACCT TTAATTGTGTTCTTCTCTAAAAACCTCCTCCGCCATCCCCTCGCCCGATCAAACTTGGAAGAAATCACTGAAGAGACAGTGTTTCAGCGATACCTCCCTGAACCTCATCCTGAGAATCTCGTTGAGCCCGAGAAGATTCGACGACACATTCTCTGTACTGGCCAAATCTATTACCAACTATTGAAAGAGCGTGAAGACCGTGGTATTAACGATATTGCCATTTCGAGAATCGAGCAACTTTCGCCATTGCCTTATGACCTGTTAACCCCTCATTTGGACAAATATCCCAATGCTGACCTGATGTGGGCTCAAGAAGAACCTCTTAATAATGGTGCATGGACCTATGTTCAGCCGCGACTTATTACCGCTCTTCAAGAGAGCGAGCACCATAAACAAAAAGTCCCAGTCTATGCTGGTAGAAAACCCAGTAGTTCTGTTGCAACTGGTTCCAAGTATGCCCACAAGAAGGAGATTGAGATGATCAATGAAATGGCTTTTGCTCCTTCTGAACAGTAA